ACTGGGTCAGCGAGGATGATCCCAACCTGGGATATTCCCGGCCAGCTCACTACTGCTTCCAACAGACcctgacagacaaaggacaacCACAGCGAAACTTGACCAAAGCAGTGTTTATTCACAAAAAGGTGGTTGTGGGTTTAGAAATGGTGCTGAAAGTCttcgtttgtgtgtgtgcgcgtctaCAAGAACTTCAAGACAATCATGTGTAGCTTCCTGAGGAGAGAAGTCAAAAAGGAGTCGATTAGTgacagcgttttttttttttttttaaaaaccaaacCCATCATCAGCACAACCTCCATTAGATAATTCATAACAAGGGTGATTTAAGGATTTCAGGTGGGGGGAGGATAATTCAGAGGCAACCTTGTCATTTGCTAATAAGAGTTTTGAATCAGTGTGAAATAtgagggggcactctgggggccaatcagctttcagctagggccagtggccctgtggccccgcccctgtatacacccTTGATTCAAAAGTAATTCAACATTCGTGGAATACCCTGGCAACAAGTAGTAATGCAAAGACATCAAGCTACAGTCAACACAGATTCACTATCGTTCGACATGTAGACAACGAAGCGAAGTACCGGTGTTGATCCTGGTGAAGGTGCTGGAGTAATCCTCAGCAGACTTACTTTTGTGCGTCATTAATGCCGTGGTCTTGCTCAAGTGCAGTTTCTCTGTGGGAGGATGAAAATTAGCTTTCAGGGGCAAAACAGGCAATGAGCCACTATGAAGCACTTAgcaggctgggggtggggggaggggtgtgtatCATATGATCCTACCTTGTGAATGTGTGcattgttttttctgtttagTTGGGGTCCTTCGTCTAGCTGCAATCTCACTCTCTTTGTCAGACATCGTCACCGCTGCTCCTCTCCATGAGGTATCTGCCACAAAAGAATCTGTATTTGAATCACACCGTTGTCGCCACAAAACATGTAATTATACCTCTGCTCAGCAATTACATGGACCACTTTGCGGATGCTCTGAGATTTCAGTTCCTCTACAATTAAACTATAGATGACATGTTTTGCGAAGGCTGACAATAGCCACCACTGAATGAGAATTCAGCCTGGATGGCACAGGTATTCTGAGCAGCTCTGGCTGTACCTGCTTGCCGTCTCCGCACAGCACACCGTCGCTCTGGAGTTCCACACTTGTCCGAGGCAAGGCTCATCAAAGCCACGTTCTCCTCATTGTGTCTCACCCCATCAGTGTGCATCCACCAGTTTCCTTCATCGACCGGTGGTGCACTGTACTCCTTGCAGGCACAATTCTTCTCCTGAAGCTTTGAACACTTTACTGAGCATTTCTCGGAGTGCCTTCTCAGAGGAGCAAGGCCTCCGGTTCCAGCGCTGCGCTTGCCCTCACTGCCGGGCTGCCGCAGCATTGCTGAGGGGGCACTGTTCTCCATCTCCTCTCTGTTCTGTGAGGAGACATTAGGGCTGCGCCCCTTCCTGAGAACCTTCCCCACACAACATCTGCAGGATATGCGGGCCTGAGACTTCGGGTCACCAGTGGACAAATGAGTAACTCTGTGGCTCCTGCTGGGAGCTTTCAGGTTCACACCTAGAGAGACGTCAGCTTTGGCCTGACATCGAGGGCAATTCCTCTCTCCCTTGTCGGCAGTGCTGGACACATTTTCGAGCGACTGGCCGAGGAGGTTCTTGAGGTTGACGTGGCCTTTTCCTTCCATCCCCCTGACATGCATGCACTTCTTGGTCCTGCCACCCGTGCTGTGACCTCTGAGGTCACGGGTGGGCTTCTCTCTCACCGCTGGAGGCTCTGAGGAACTGCTGAAGTTGCTCAGGTGTGCTTGCATGCTCGGGGGCATCTTGCTGTAATAGTACACGTTACCGAAGTCTGCTAGCCAGCTGGCAGAGGGAAGGTAAGGAGACAGCGGGGTGGCTGGACAGCTTTCCAGAGGAGATGTTGGAGTTTGGTTGAGGTTTAGCCCCTCAGGTGCCTCAGTCTTCTCCACCTTCTCAGCTTCCGAGAACTCATGCTGGACCATCCACTCCACAGAGGGGACCAGTGGCTCTACAGACCACACCGACGACTCCACCTCCTGCACTTCCTCCAAGTAGTGCATCTCAAAGGGCAGTCGGACGATTTTGAAGCAGGCCTCCTTAAGGGTGCTAGCATGATCAGCCACTTCCCCGTCTACCTTCTCAAGTTCAGTGACCTTATTGGTTGCCATCTGCTCAGCTGAAGTCTCGCATCCCCCATTGTGAACAGCCTTGAGTCTCAAGTCAGTGCCACTGGTAGGGGATCCACTAACCAACAGGATATCCGGGTATGAGGGCAAACACTGCTGTTCTGTTTTTCCAGAGTCACATGTCACCCCTTGCCCAGTGGTGGTATTGTCATTGGCGGAGGAGGAGAATAGAGGGATGACGCCCTTGCTAGAGCTAATGGAGTCATCACATTGCACCAGCAATCCAGATGAATCTTGCACAGACTCAGCAACACTCTCAGATGAGGGGACAGTCTTGGAGTCCAATGAGGAACCTTCAGCACCCATCTGCACCTGATCCCACTGGAACATGTAAGCTCCCTTGGGCGTGGCAGAAGCTTGAGGCGGCGTGGATATCAAGTCCGCATCCACATCTAGGCTTTCTGCTTTTCCTGGATGGGAGCTTGATTCTGAGTCCTGAGAGGAGGAGGCATTCGTGCATCCACTTCCCTTGCCGGAATCAGATCCCATGGAGTGGGTTCCTGCAGAGCAGGATGCCGAGCTACAAGACAGTTGGGAGTTACTCGTTTCTTGGAGGAGAGGCTCCGTCTGCACCTCCGAGCTGACCATCTCCCGCGGGACCATGACATGCTGACACCGGAACCTGCGTGCATGATAAGCCACCGCTGGAGGAACCTGCGGGTTCAGCATCCGCCTGTAATCAGCCAGGTGCAGCTGGGCATGGGGCATGATGTATCCAGGGGCCTCCATGTATGGGTTTGGTGGAAAGCCATACAGGTTTGGTGGCATAATCATATTATAACCTGTAGCATGGGGGAACAGGAGTTAACCATGGGCAAGAGACAGGTACGGTACCAACATCTGCTTCATTCTCAGCATAGCTTCCAACATCACTTCATATTCCATAACCATTTATCCAGGAAGCAAAGGGCACAATGTAGGGGACACCTAGACACCATCAGCCAGAGAAAAAGGTGGGGCTAATCCACAGAAAACCTATTCACTGTGGACTACAGACTCAAACAGGTCCAGAGGCAGGAATTAAGTGCTACAAGGTATTTAATAGACTAAGGCAGGACTGCGCAACCCTGCTCCTGAagatctaccaccctgcagagcttgGGTACAGCCCTAGTTTAACACCTGAGAgagataatcaggcccttcagtatCATCTCAATATTTAGGTGAAACTTAGCTTTAACAAAACTGGTTCCAATgcttatctgtatcaggtgtgtcaAATTAGGGTTGCACCCAAGCTCTGCGGGGAGGTACAGCTCCAGGAGCAGGGTTGGACAGCCCTGCATTAAGGTGCTCACACTCAAAAGCAAGCTTGCACTCCTTCGAAGCCGGCAAGTTTGTCTTTAAGCAACAGACGCAATGACACTCAAGCAAAAGCAACACTTGTGTTTATATCCTAGAGTTACGCCCCGCAGATGCAagggaagcaggaaaaaaaaaagccaaaccGAAGTCAGCAGATCGGCTACTCTGATCTGAACTGAAACATCATTCGCCTCCTTCATGGCCGAGAATACTTGGATAGGGGAAAAGATACCAGAGTCCAACATTTTGGCAACTTGTAAGCATCAGCAGCTAAAAAGTCTCACTGAAAGACCTACACAATGTAGCCCATCGCTAATCCCTTAAAGGCTGCATATTCCATCACAAAGCATGTCCAAAGTGCTCCAGTACTTTTGGCCGCAGTCCTATTAAGGGAGACAGCATTCCACACATACTATGGATCAGAGAAGTCTTAAAATCCTGTGTTTGGGGTGCAGACATCTATATATGGATGTAAACGCTACCGATCCTGCTTTGAATCATTCAAGACAAATCACAGCCACCCAACGTGCTTATGAATAGGAAAGTGCATTACAAGTGACCTTTAGTTATTTACTGTAACATGGAAGCCAAAACATGGTCCAAATGGACTAAGGGTATTCTTTAATGAAACGCAGAGAGCCTGGGTCAGCCTGAACACCTCTCGCCAACCCACAGTTAAGTAGCTGAACTCAATTAGAAAACCAGACACAATTTGATAGTACTGAATATTAATACCCTCATCTTCCATTTCAGAGCTCACAAGAtcacgaaagaaaaaaaatcttgaggAGACCATTCAAGCCACTGTATGTTAATCAAAAGCCCACACAGCACTGCAACACAAACCACATAGGAGAAAGTGCACGAGGATTTCCATAAGAGGCTCAGGCAACCTAGGAGCTGAGAAGGACCCGGCTACTCAGAAGTTCAGGTAAGCAGCAGTCCTCAGCAATCATCAGGGGACGAATACAGTCCCACACACCTAGGATTTCAAATTAATCAACACAAAAAGAGCTTAAGGCCACCATGCAGAAGGATCATCAAGTAACACCTTATGCCAATCAAGAGAAGTGGCATTCCTCACCGAAACTGGGTAATCCACAGTATGGGTTGTAGGGTAGAGGTACAGGCCACTGGTAGGGCATGTAGGACTGGGAGGGTTGTACATAGAAGAAAGGCCGCAAGTGAGGGGGGGGCTGATTCTCCGGATGAGTGGGACACGAGGCCTGTGCCAGGTGGGGCCCCTCAGGTGGGTCAGGGGGCCGATTGGGAGCATGCTGACTGCGAGATCCTGACGCTAGCGACTGACGGGCAGTTGCCATACCTAGAAAGGTAAGGCCAAGCAAATCTTAGACTCTACACATACCGTATTGGGCCAGACACAAGACCACCCCCCACTTTTTGGCAACTGTTTTTAGAAAAGATGTTTTTGGAATACCGAATCTTACcttcataaaagaaaaaaatatatattttacccGACGAGAACATACAAGTTAAACAGCGACCACAGGCAATCTTATCACGATAAATGTATTGAACggcacacatttaaaaaaaaaacaaacaaaaaaaaaaaaaaaacacacaaatgtattgctggggggggggggtacataaTGAATACTACAAACTCCACAATTGTGGAGAAAGGCTTAATAACCGGTTGAGCcatattaataaaaatactaTCAATAGTAATAGAATAAAGTCACTATCGGTTTAATACTAGTAGCGGCACAGCCAGGGAAGCCAACAATTAACACCACACTCAGGGACACTGGCTAAACACAGCAGCGTTACCagctcacgctttcagactcccATAAGCTATCTTATGGCAAATTTATATCAAGGCAAGTCAAAGCACTCGTTACAAAATATCATATTTGGCGCCGTCTGTTTCCTTTTAGTCTAGACCGCGAATATAAGACAACACTTTTTCAGACATATTTTGAGGGGAAAAAACCCGTATTATATTCGTGTCAACACGATAATAGTCAAACTGCAATAATTTACACAATAAATGGGAGAGAAACCAGGGGAAAAACCAAACAAAGCCCGCCAAGTGAAAACAGTAGGACATGCCAaataagtacaaaaaaaaaagccaaacgCCACTATAAAAGTTCACTAATTAACCAACACAATAGATAAACAGCTTTTGTCAAAATAATTCACATACTTGCAAAGAAGAAAGCAAGTTACAAAAACGGAACGAAGCCTTCACAGCGGAGCTTAATTAACTGCTTGAGAAAGGCGGGGCTTTGTCGTGTTACCTGCAACCTATCCGCTTTCAGAATTTTCCAATTTACCTtaagaatattataaaatgaCCTTTAACTGGCTAAGACAAGTCCCCAAAATGCTAGGACCTATCAAACGTCTTCATGAATACTACGTTGATTCAGTTATAAGCAGTCGGAAGTCGTGAAAGCTGTTTCACCACGAATGTATGTGCTACATGTCAAATACCCGTTAACGTAAAAATTTTTTAACAGTACATAAATGATTACCTGTCGTTTACCGCAACACCATGCCTACCTATAAAAGCATTTTCAAGTACCTTTTTGTCACTGTATTGTAATGTGATGTAGGAGACAGCCATCTAGTGGTTAGAAGATGTATTACAAGACTATCTTGATGCATTTGACTTGACACAATGCATTTCAAGATAACCCAAAAGTACATCTATGGATTCTAATCAGATCCAGGCACAAGAAGCAGGCCACACCAGTCTTATTCACTGGCAGCCAGTAGAGCAGATCTATTAATGCTACTTAGTGACACTTACTAGTTACGAGACCAAACGCTCCATGATACTCGGTTGGTACTCCCAAGCTCTTAACGGTGACTAGCTTCTGgctaaattaaatgtattatgcCTTGTATACTGAATAGTGCTTGGGGATTTGATAATTTTCTGCCAATCTACTAAGGAGAACCAAGCAGAGGGGGAttgttcagatccagaaagtaaaaatccagaccaagatttactCTCAACCAACCGGtggagtactctgtgactgactccATATGGAATGGGTCGGTTGAAACAATTCTGGTCTGAACTATCCCCCTCTGGAAGCCAGTGTGTCACACTGTTACCTTACCCCACCATGGCTGGGAGATGGAATCCCACCAACTGCCTGTTCCTCCACTTTCCTTTCACAAGCCAAAATCCAGACCATTAGGGTAACTGTCCTGCCTATATGCATCTATGAGGAGTATGATTGTGTATGTGCAGTCTAATGAACAGGCCTACCCAAGCCAGGTTGCGCTTGACTCCAGGGCCTACCAAACCTTGTCCAAAATAGCAGCTGGAATATATATGGACAAGTATAGGAGAACGgtttaatatttaaagaaaCTTGGATTTGATTAGTGTGTGGTGAAGACACCAGGACGGACTATGGTTGTACCAGGCTtactgtgttcctgattggtTGCATTGTGGGAGGGAGTAAAAGTGTCAACCCATGAGAACTGGGTTGAGAAATACTGGACTGAACAGAAATCAACACACTGGAAAAAGTGAACCTGAACATAGAGGTGTAACCACTATTAGCCAAGGTCCTTTAAAAAGGAAATGACAGCTCAATCATGGTTCAAGTCCACACAAACAAATGACATGGAATGGAGACCGGTTTAAGAGCAATGCACATATTTTAATGACACCGAAATCCATGTAAACATTGCAATGTGTCAAAACAGTTGCACTACAGTAAGACTGACCCAGTTAGCTGAAATACCAAACTAGAGGTCAGACCTTCACCATCAGGCATTGCCTGGACTTCCACTGCCCAAGAAGTGGCAGCCCAGATGCTAGTCCTCAGTGAACAGCCAGTCTTGACCCTGGCAAGTTCTGGAGCCCCAACAGCAGTAAGGCCTACACCTCCCAGACCAATGCACAATGGCAGAACCCCAGAGGAGGATCAAAACGAGGTCCAGTGAAGACAGCAGCAGGGATTAATGAGCCGAATGCACAGCATCCAGCAGGACATTGTCAAGCAGAGGAAGTTCAGGTCTATAGCCAACTCACCCACTTGTGTTATAGAAAAAATGTGTCATTACTTAATTTTCGGTCAAGTGCTCTCAAGCATTTTTAATGCAGTGATTGGTTAGGATCTGGTGCCTCTTCTCTTGGTGGACCCTAGAAGCAATGTCATCGTTAGGTCAGCAGTCTGCACATCAGGCCAATGAAAGTTGCAGGAAAAACACGAAAGCTTTACTGTACCTCTGCCCCTGTGAAATAGAGGGAAATCCCCCTCATCAGGGTCATTCCTTCGGGTTCTTTGATGCCCAAAATTCTTGCAGGAAGGCCTTTTGTGAGAGGATCTCTCTAGTAGGAGGGAAGATGACAGATGATGGTGTGTGGCTACTACAAAAGCAATAAGTACAGACAGCCCACCCTTCAGCTACCTTGTCCATGTGATGAATGATATCGTTTGCAGGTCTTGGGTCGTCCTTTAATGCTACAGCTCTCCCAGCTCTCCTGGTCAGATGCCACAGTGCACTCTTTCCACTGTCCTTCTGCAATTCAAAGGAGTTTAACCAGGGTATATTGCACACACAAAGGACTCCTAGTTCACTTCCTGTCTCCACTCCCATGCATTCCACAAGGGCTTTGAAACcatctctatatatatatattttacagctAGGAATTAACCATTTCCCACCCTCACAACAAAGGAGATGGGGGCTTGTTGCTCATTTTCATAAtagccatttaaaaaaataaataaaaaaaccacCACCAATCCACCAGTTGGTACTACTAAGCATTTCAAAGCAAAACGTTCAGTCTCAATCAATAAGAAATACAATGTTACCCAAGTGAGGTTTAGATTGAGCGCTTCTTGATTCCTGCTCCTTGTACTTCTTAGCTGGGTCCTCTGGTCTTTCACAACAGCCCTTCTTAGATTTCTGTCTAGAGGCCTGTTGGCCATGAGGCTGTGAGCGCTTAGTCATATGCGACTTCTTCACGGTAACCTTCAGAGTGTCAGGAATGTCCCTTTCACTGCCACAGACATCCCCCATCTCTTCATCCGTGTCCCCTTTTTCAGAACAGCGTCCAGGAGAGCACAGTTTGCTCCATTTCGTTTTGGACAGGGTAGTGCCACAGGTGGCACAAGTGTTCCTCGAGCACACAGAGCACTCCTCCTCAGATGAGCTCCCAAGCGCCAACTCACCTGGGGGATCCTCAGTGGAACATATGCCATCTGCCATCTCACCTCCTGCCATGTACACATGACCTGGAATCAAATCCATATCTTCCAGATCAGTGGAGAACACTTCATCCCGTGAGGAGAGCTCATCCAAAGATGGACTAAGGATACTCTGCCGCTCCTGGGCAGTTTGAGGGTAGTAGCTATAATAAGCATTATTAATCGAAGACAAATAACTAGCTGGAGGGATAAATGTTGTCAACTGGTCCACACACCATAATGGGTTGTCCTCCTGCGACAGCCCAATTGGGGTTACCTTGTCAAATGGTAATCGAAGGATCCGGTAAGGTAGATCTTCAAAGTCGAGGGCTGGCTGCCCAGCAGCACCTACATCAGCTGCACCTGCTGGAGGTGGCGCCTTGCTGGTCTCACCATTTCCCAGCAAGACCGCTGCCTTGTCAAGCCAGCTGGTAGTATGGTGGGACGGCAGGCATTCCGACGAAGGCCAGATAGAATCAGCACTCCGCTTAGCTGGGTCCTTGCAGCCCTCAGTTGTACTTTGTAACACCATGCGCTCACATTGAGCATTTGCCCCACAACCTGTCTGGTTGCACATGCCGAGTCTTTGTTCACAATCTCCTGGCCCAGCAGAAAGTCCAGTCTTTGCCAGGAGGCAGATTTGTGCTGATTCCGTGGTTTCTGCCAGCACGGCATCCTCACGAACAGAGGAGCCGTCAAAGGGCAGGACAGCAGCCGTCACGCACCACTCCTGCCGCTGCGCCACATTCTTCAGACCGCTTTGTCTCGACTGCATGTCACGGGCACCTTCCACGGAGTCACTGGGTAGTATGATGGGTGGTTGCGGAGGAGCATCCGACAGCTCCGTCACCATGGGTACATGCCCCTCATCCTGCCCAACACACTTTCGCCTGTCTTCCCAAAAGCAGATGTCGGAGTCAGGCGAAACCACACCAGAATCCAGTTGCTTCCCAGAGCCGACTGCCTCGCGCACCTCAAGTTTACCTAGACCTTCAAGCAGCTCGTTTAGCCTTTCACTGGTCTCTGTCTGGACCTCTGAGCAAGCAGTCTCCCGCCGCCCACGGCCTTCATCGTGGCAGAACCTCACATCGTAAGCTGCCGGAGGTGGCATGTACGGATTGGACATTCGTCTGTACTCAACTGGGTGTAAAGGTGCGTGAGGGATGACATATCCTGGATACTGCATGTATGGTATAGAAGATACGTACGGACGTCCAAAATGGAGACCTGTTGAATATTAAAAAAGTGTCCATGTTACACATAATGCTACGTAAGGCCCATTAAATATTGAGTCCCTTCAGTTTGCAAGCACACACCAAGTAGCACAGATCTTAATCCCATATCCTTTAGACCACTTAAAAGTTATAATGATCAGCAATAAGTCTAGTTTCCACATACACACAAGTCTCTATCCTACCTGATCCAGGGTAGCCAAACTGCCCGTACGGGTTAAACATATGCCACTGGTACGTATAATAAAGTTGAGGTGGTGGTTGAACATAGAAAAATGGTCTAGTGTGATGCACCGGGTTCTGTTGCGACTGCCCATTTCCCATAGTGTGTGGAGCATTATTTCCttctggaggaaaaaaaaaacaccatgagGTGACAACACAAAAAAGGCCAGAATTACATGAATTTCAAAGCCAATAAGATTCCCCTGAGTATATTCAATTTCACTTCAAATTGTTAGAGCACTTTATCATCAGACACTTCTAGACCAGCTCAACATCAGAAACACACTACCATGCCACGCTAAAAATAAATTTTTGGAATACATTTGATAACGTTAGTCTTAATATACAGACCAAGACGCCACCGCAATACTTAAAATCGTGTAATTTTCCTCGGAGGGAGAAATTACCTTCCATTTTACCCACTTGTGTTTATcaggacagaaaaacgccgcgcaggATGCTCTGCACCGCGAAATACTGCGGGAACACAAAAATATCATAATTATACACGAATACTCGTCCCTACGATTGTCACACAGAAGTACGCAAACAACATAATTACCAACCGTGAACGTGACTATATAACTTGGTGTAAAATAGTAGACTAGTGCACCTAACTGGGAGAcctcgaagaaaaaaaaaatagtctcTGACGTCATTGTCTCTATGAGATCTTTTATAGGCACCGTGTGCCTCAATTATCCAATAATTACTCTGTATACAAACACATGCTTGATGGCAATTATCTTCTCTGGGGAACAATGTAGGACATTTGTGGCACGACTAGGTAAACAGAAATCAAAGCTACACATAATAACGATTGTACTGAAGttcaaacatttaaaaaaaaaaaaagttttatcaCTATAGTGGGATAGCCCATTATAACGAGTCGACGAGGCGTATTTATCCGCGTAGCTTCGAGTTGGACAAGTTTCAAATCCAGACTGTTAAATGGATATAATGAAATACAGGCTGTTTGCATTTCATTTACTGAGCGACTGAGCGTATATTATAAAATGCACTGAAATGTTCAGAATCTCTTTGATCGTGCCAACCCGATACGTGTGAAAAGATTCAAATTACTGTGACAATTACTTGTCCTTCTTATTTTCTTTCATAATGATACTGAGCACGATGGGAACTTCTTAAGAAATCATGAGAGGATGAATGACTTTTGTCTTTGCGCATTTTGGTGAGagtgtttcttattgtttattgttaaaaaatcTCCTGCTGTGACATTATTCTTGGAGCCTTACGACGCTGAGCCGACGATAACCGCATTTCCCCTGCAGAGGTCAAGCTTTCCCACTGGAAACATGTGAAACTTGGGCGCCTCTGCTTATACGCACGCGTAGTGTCCTCGGCTGGCCTCTGACGCGCACCGGCACGCATGCGCAATGTCCTCATCTGGCCTCTGACGCGCATGCGCACACGGCAggaaagcaaataaataaatatattggctgagggaaagagagagagagagaaaaacggTTCGGCGCTGCTCGGTCCGCCTTGATTGTGTTGATTAAGATTCCGGACTCTTCGGTTCGTGTGACGGCCGGAGGATAACGCAGCGTTTCCGTGTCGAATGTATTAACGAGCACCGGGGGACACCGGCGACATTGAGACGGCCCGGCAGCAGCGCCCGCACGGTAATGCTCGCCGAGCTAGCCGGCTCACCGGCCTCGGCCCCGGCTACCCGCGACTGACTGTGCGACTGCGGACCGGCGGCGGGTCACGGAGATCCGGGGGGGTGCGGTGCGGACTGGCGAGGCTGATCCCGTAGGGGTAGAGGGGGTTAGTAGCCGGCATCTGGACTGATGGTTGGGAGTGGAGAGGCGGCTGGGGCTGTGAAGCTGAGATACCGATCCAGAGATGAAATCATATATCTGTATGGGCGGGGAGTGGGGATCGGGATAAAGGTACAGTCACCTCCGTGGGGAGACGCCCCCCCTTTTTGGGCAGAGGGGCCGTGATCATTTGGCAGCGAAAGGGCGGGGGGCGTTGCCGTTTCAGCCGGGTGCCGGGGTGGGGAGGCATAGGTCTGCCTTCGTTACAGGGCGGGCTGGCGGGGGCAGTGTGATGTTACTGTGCCGGTGTCATAAAACTGGTTtgatgaataaaaataataaggagACCATTAACCTATAAAGGGTAAAAGCACAACAGGCAGTGTGTAGCTCCCCCCGTACATCAAAAACAAGAATTTGTGTCTGTCTAGTGACGCTGTATGCGTCACCTGCATCAGGCGGTTGAATTGCTATTTTCTTTACCTTTCACATACTCCGGTGTGGTTCTGATTGTTCCACGCTGCAGATATAAAATCCAGTGAAATAAACAGTACTAAAGTTTTGCTGCCATTAAAACAACAGGCTTGGTGGAGTTGCCCTCCCGGTGCTGACAGTTTCATAAGATCATTTGCTTTATTTGTAGGAGACACTTCTGGGTTAGTAATGCTGAAAAGGGGTTAATAACAAGAAAAGGGGGGCTGACTGGTCTGTTGTGTTTCCTGGCTGGGAAGCAGGGCTCGAGTGGTTGTAGCCCTGGGTGTGATTTGCATGTTGTGGTATGCCAAAAGCAGTGTGGGCCAGCTGCTTTGGGTGGGTGTTTGTGGGAAGTGCACCGCCACGATGATCTGGTCAGCATGACGGTGCCTCCTAAGGCCAGACAGCCCAGGCAGATGCCTCGTGGGAAAAGCAGACGGCCTGACACTTTCTTCTCATtttctcacacacaaacacacacatggtgAATTGTGCCGCTAAGAAGTAGCTCTGCGTGGGCTAGGGTCAGATGCCAGTTGGGATGTTttagggggtgtgtgtgtgtgtgtttgggggaggggggggggtcatttgaTGAGCACTGATTGGAGTtcctgcaggagga
The Paramormyrops kingsleyae isolate MSU_618 chromosome 4, PKINGS_0.4, whole genome shotgun sequence genome window above contains:
- the LOC111850880 gene encoding uncharacterized protein isoform X4, which translates into the protein MIMPPNLYGFPPNPYMEAPGYIMPHAQLHLADYRRMLNPQVPPAVAYHARRFRCQHVMVPREMVSSEVQTEPLLQETSNSQLSCSSASCSAGTHSMGSDSGKGSGCTNASSSQDSESSSHPGKAESLDVDADLISTPPQASATPKGAYMFQWDQVQMGAEGSSLDSKTVPSSESVAESVQDSSGLLVQCDDSISSSKGVIPLFSSSANDNTTTGQGVTCDSGKTEQQCLPSYPDILLVSGSPTSGTDLRLKAVHNGGCETSAEQMATNKVTELEKVDGEVADHASTLKEACFKIVRLPFEMHYLEEVQEVESSVWSVEPLVPSVEWMVQHEFSEAEKVEKTEAPEGLNLNQTPTSPLESCPATPLSPYLPSASWLADFGNVYYYSKMPPSMQAHLSNFSSSSEPPAVREKPTRDLRGHSTGGRTKKCMHVRGMEGKGHVNLKNLLGQSLENVSSTADKGERNCPRCQAKADVSLGVNLKAPSRSHRVTHLSTGDPKSQARISCRCCVGKVLRKGRSPNVSSQNREEMENSAPSAMLRQPGSEGKRSAGTGGLAPLRRHSEKCSVKCSKLQEKNCACKEYSAPPVDEGNWWMHTDGVRHNEENVALMSLASDKCGTPERRCAVRRRQADTSWRGAAVTMSDKESEIAARRRTPTKQKKQCTHSQEKLHLSKTTALMTHKSKSAEDYSSTFTRINTGSYT